Below is a window of Oreochromis aureus strain Israel breed Guangdong linkage group 4, ZZ_aureus, whole genome shotgun sequence DNA.
CTTTGATAGATACTGACCACACCCCAACACCCCACAAGAGCTGCAGTGTTGGAGATGCTCTGACCCAGTCATTTAGCAATCACAGTTTGGTCCACGTCAAACTGGCTCAAATCCTTACATTTGCCCGCTTTCCTTGTTCTAACACATCAACTctgaggacaaaatgttcacttgcaTCCTAATATATCCCACCCGAAAAAAACTGCCATGATCAAGGGACAATCAGCGTTACTCACTTCACCTGACAGTGGTTAAAATGTTATGCCTGATTGGTTTACAGCTACATGCTAAAATCAAGGAGCAGGTTGCTGAAGAACTGTCAGCTACAGTGGTGAAGACAACAAACTGGCCATCAAATTCGTGTTTCTCTTAATGTTTGCCATAAACCTGCAATTGACTGCAGATGAAAATGAGCCTGTGTGGCATATTTACATGAAGGATTTAAGGGCTTGTGTTAATATATATAAATTGTCCCTTTGAAATAAACATATATGTTGAAAAAGTTATATACATGATAAATATTAAGGATCCATTTCTGGTTGTTTTGGCGACACCTGTGGTTACAATGGTTAATAACAGAAACATGTTTGCGTGAAAGAAAATGTAACTCATAATAaagtctctcgctctctcttcttGATAACGTGCTGCTGCTTAATCGTGCAGATAGTAGATGTGCTCTGAATGTTGTCCAGTGTCATTTCCTGTAAACGCCTTCCTGCATGTCGACATCACTGAATCCTCTCATCTGAAATGCGAGCTGATGTACTCAGATGCAACAATGAGCACGAATGCATTTAAAAGCCAGTTTGCAGTATTCATTTGAGTTTCTTACCccacaggaaaaaagaaacgtGTGCTTAACCAACCAGGCACATTTAAATGATTAAGAAAACCCACAAAATTAAGCATGATTGGGTTTCAAaattttgcaaaaaaataaGCAACTGTGAAACTCTCGGGGCGTATCTGCTCGAGGCTTTGGTTTACAGCGCTCGCACCAGCCAAAAGAAACTGAGCCAACAGACCTGGGTTTGTTTTAACGCGTTAGTTGTAAAACCATAGCCTTGTTATATGCACTCTATGGTGTAAAATCTCGATGCACGCTGATACTAAATATATTCATCACTTTGCAGCTGTTGCTCTCATATGGTCAACtatgtataaaaaaacaaaaacaaatgtggcTCGGTAATTCTACCATTGGCCTTCAcaccaaagcaaaaacaaacacctgAGTCTGCTGGGTGGTCAATGCAGTTAAATTTATTTTACAGCCTCCAAGGAAGGCTAGGTGGACGATACTACTGTGAAACGCTTGCCTAGTGTAATTCTTATATAAGCAAACAAGGCAAGCTACATTTATTAGTGTGAAGGAACTGCTGACAATGGAGAAGGACAGGAGGATGAAGGGGAGGGAGATTAAGATGTTATATACATaggctgtaaataaaagatggatgtagtcaCTGTGGTTGTGACccacattttttaatgttaattttttAACATTAGGATTTGGCTTCCaccaagaattttttttttttccgagtCAGAAGTGACCATATTAGGTCAAGATTGTGAATTTCTATATcatcagctaatgctaacaaGCTTGCTTGCCAACCTGCATCTGTAAACTGTATGAACAAACAGAGATACTGGCTAACGCCTTgtaataaactaataaaatacTCAAATTTTACAAACCAAAACTGGAGTGCAGACTTCTCGGACGGGCTGTGCCACACAGAAAGCTATGTTATTTGTCAGATAAGCTATTAAAAACAGGCCAAAGGGCCACAAACAAGAATTTAACTGAGCcttaaaaaattcaaattagTGGATTATACAAACATACAGTTGTTATAAGGATGTAAATATATGATTGAGCCCAAAACTGTTTTAGctgtaaatgtgttatttttatttctgagtCAAGTATTTTAACAGCAGAGTATTGACTCGCTTTTGGAGTGGGCCTCAAGTAGTAATTCGAATTAGTTGTGTTTGAGCCCTGAGATTTGTTCCTTGGTGCCATAGCTTTCACTGGTAACGGATTTATCCATAAATCTGTGTTAAACTGGCTTCTGCAATTCAAATTCTGACATCCAAGAACGACTTACAGGACAAAGCTAGCTAACAAACTGTAGGTTGTAGTAACTTTCGGTGGATCAGTATCTCAACAGTGCAGTCCAATATAGTTCAgtcttttcatattttttcagtGCTTTTGTTTCCAACATGAAAAATGTGTTCAGTAAATCTCTGAATTTACTGACTTTAATCCTTATAAAAGTGTAAATATCCATGAAATTTGGGAAGAAATATTGGAATTGCCATGCACACATAGACTGAACTTCATTCAAGTAGTGAGTTCAGTTTAAgattaacaaagtaaaaaatatCTTTGTAAataacagatgttttttttaaacaggtgcATTGTAATCGATGGTAATTGCTTTTTCTTTATGCTTCTGTCAcctctctgcaggtggtgatAGTCTCTAGTCCAGCCTGGCACGGTTCAGGTTGCAACTCAGAGGAAAGAAGAAAGTATATTTCCTCCTTCATTGCCTCATCCAGCCCTGGGCCACACGCCTTTCTGCTCTGTGTGCCAGCAAACCAGCCGGCTGATGAAGAAGCCAAGGCACTGGATGTCCTGAAGAAGCTCTTTGGTTCCTCTGCTGTAAGCAGAAATACCATCATACTCTTCACCCACACAGATGTGCTGGATGAGGATGAGCAGCTGGAAGAATACCTTGTCACATGGCGGAAGGACCTAATGGAGCTGGTGGAGAAATGCGGAGAGCGCTACCACACCCTGGAAGCCCGCAGTGGACAACAAGATGGAAAGACAGCggtggaggagctgctggagaaAGTCGAGCAGGCAGTTATGAAGAGTGGGGGTTTACACTTTAGCTGCCCTCTGtaccaggaggctgaggaaaggGTGAGAGAGAGGCAGGCAGAGATAGTGAgacagaggagaagagaggagcTGAATGACCAGGTGTCTCCCACAGACTCCCAACCGGAGAATGAGGAAGAATTGGAAGAGGTCCGGGAAGAAGCAGAGAGGAGCATAGGTGACCTGAATGTGGATGTAGATTGCATTTTTCCCTCTACTGATGTTtcaccttcctcctcttctccatCTTTCCTCGGGGGCTTGTGGGAAATGCTGACAGGGTGGATTAGGTGGCTGTCCTCTCTGGTCAGAAGGGAGTCTCTGCTGGGGTCCCTGGTCGGCCTGTTCGTGGGAGGGACATATGGAGGTATGGTTGGGGCCACTGTGGGGTCTGTGGCTACTGAAGTGGGGcgaagaaaaacagagaaaactaaATGAGAAGCAATCTCATGTTTAAGTTGCACCTTAAAGTCACTCTACTGTGTTGCACAAACCACTGTATTACTGGGCTATGGGCTTACCCACTAACACTTGTCAAAATAGCATGTTTCCCTGATTACAAATAATGCTTTATAGATCAGTTTTAACCAGTAAATAAGGACAATTTAGGGTTTGctagatttgaaaaatcttttGGCTGGTATGTATTGTTCTCAAATGTAACTGCTGCTGTCTTTTTTGCTAGCTCAGTATTCAATATTGTCGGCATGACTCAGATCTTTGCCTCTTTCTGTACTTCAAGTACATAAAGACGCCATCTTGTCTGTAAACAAACCACTGAGTGGCAGCGAAAACctgtcttccatgcaaactgtgGGAGACTGCAGCAGTTTGCTGTGACCAAAGTAATCAGAGGTTTTCAGTGGAGCACTGGACACACCTTATTTCAACTAATGACAGCATGCAACCTTCTGCAACCGCTTGCCAATTGATCAGGGAATGCGCATTTTTTCCAAAAGACCGTTAGTTATCAGGTGGTTGTGGAGGCCTCTGTGACTGGGACCTAACAGAGCATCCGAGATGTCCTGATGaatgcagcttgctaaccaagcttgctAGCAGTGTTATTTTTTTGGTTGAGGAGTGGTTGGTTCTGTCCAACTTGCCTTTCCTTTTAGCTCTATTTTTGATCTCCATCAGCTTCTGAGGAAAATATGTACCTTTTAAAGAGCTGTGTTCACAAGCTAGTTTCTGactttgctgtgtttgttgtttggtGCTGGGCAGGCGTAGGCTTTTCCCTCCCTTCCTCTGTCAATGAAAAAAGTCAGCGAAAACATGAAAATCAACAAGTTTAAAGAAGTTAAAGCTTTGCAAAGCTGACATCGATTGCAGAGCTAGTGCTACACTAGTACTTCAAACTAACTGCATCTAAACCTATTACTGTGAATATTTTGAGTATCCTTTTAACTTTCCTATAAAAAGGATATCATACAACAGCCAAATAGATTATTCATAACCTGGCAAGCAGCTCGTCCTTATGAGTGGACTATTACTGATCTCTAAAGAAATTATTTATCATTAAGTAAAAACTCCTGAACCTGTTTTATGCTTTTTAGAGAGGGCACAGTGAAGGCTTGAAACACTTTTGTTAGGAGGCAATACCAAGAAGAATCCACAAGGTGGTGACATTGACCTTTATATAGA
It encodes the following:
- the si:dkeyp-69e1.8 gene encoding GTPase IMAP family member 7, producing MSASATQSELRLVVLGRSGAGKKTAICKILGLQDYQQDTDDDAVQECSKHRGEVAGRQVVIVSSPAWHGSGCNSEERRKYISSFIASSSPGPHAFLLCVPANQPADEEAKALDVLKKLFGSSAVSRNTIILFTHTDVLDEDEQLEEYLVTWRKDLMELVEKCGERYHTLEARSGQQDGKTAVEELLEKVEQAVMKSGGLHFSCPLYQEAEERVRERQAEIVRQRRREELNDQVSPTDSQPENEEELEEVREEAERSIGDLNVDVDCIFPSTDVSPSSSSPSFLGGLWEMLTGWIRWLSSLVRRESLLGSLVGLFVGGTYGGMVGATVGSVATEVGRRKTEKTK